In the genome of Chitinivorax sp. PXF-14, the window GGCTTAGTAGGGTACATTAGTTTCTCGTATGGAGTAGGCGCGGGAAGTTATCAAGCAGCTCTAGCTCCCGGGGCTCTTGTTTGCATGTCGATCGTTGTCAGCACGTTAGCCATAACAACGATAGCGTACGATAGATTATTACCAATTCGTGGCACTACACTGAGAATAAGCACCCCCTATCTAACTCAAGCCCTTGCCATCATGATGCTTGTAGGCTTTATTGCCTCACTGCTTACGATTGGCAAAGGTTACCTCTGCACTGAAAAATCCGCTCTCCTTGCGAGAGTCAATCCTTGGTACTACCTTGCTACCTATTCAGCTCCTTTATGCTTTGTTTCTGCGCTATCAACAAAGTCTCGTGCAATTGCTGCTTTATCGCTCCTACTAATTTTCGCTGACTTATTTGTTGGATTCCGTGGCAGCGCCTCAGTGACATTGATCGCTCTATGCCTTATGCAGGGCAGTTGGTTTTACCAAGGCTGGAAAAAGAGGATTATTTATTTATCTTATATCCTATTCTGCGGAGTCAGCCTCTTTTTAGTAAAACAACTTGCATGGAACATCAAATACACAGTATCAATTGATTGCCCAGCTATTTCAGCCCCCTCTAATGAGAGTGGTGTTTTACCTAAAACCAATACACCATCCATTGAAAAATCCCTACCTCCTTTACAAGTTCGTGGAGAACAAGTTACCTATACGGCGAATCTGCTGACCCACAAGGAAACCTATACAGCAGCATTCAGCAATTCAGAACCCATGGTGGTTCAGGCAACTCTGAATGAAACAATAAATAGAGATTTCAAGCTACCTGCCGAAAATCTAGTTAATCAACTATTAAGCGGCGTGCCAGGTGGGAAATCGCTATTTGGCCTTGACGTGTCAGACACAAAATCATTCAATGATTTTTTCCAAAAAGAATTTTTCCCTAAGGCTACGTTTGGCATGGCGAACAACCCATGGGCCCAAGCCTTTTCTGTAGGGAGATTTAGCATGGTGTTCATCTTTTCGGTAGCCTATGCCTTTGGCCTTTCATTTCTGACATGGCTCTTTTCTAACTTGAGTGGCCCTTTACGCGCCTGCATTGCCGTTATTGTTGGATGGTGGGGGCTTTATCTCCACCGAAATGATGTATTGATAGAAATAGGTATTCTAAAAATGGTCATATACATTATTGCTGTATCTTGGCTATTAGGGCTGGCTATCAATACCATCGGCAAATCGGTACTTCCAAGAATACGCTTCCAAGGATATAACTCTTAATATGTGTGGATTTGCAGGCTTTATTGAGTCAGGTGGGTTGCAACGTGGCGCCGAAACTCGGCTTCGTCAAATGGCCAGTGCCATCCACCATCGAGGCCCTGATGATGAGGGGATATGGCTTGACCCTCAGAGTGGAATAGCTCTTGCTCACCGAAGGCTTTCAATTGTCGACCTGTCACCAACAGGCCATCAACCGATGGCATCTGCATCGGGTCGTTGGATCATCGCTTTCAACGGAGAAATATACAATCACGCAAGCCTTCGCACCAAGCTTGAGGCCTCGGGTTGGTGCGCGGGCTGGCGAGGGCATTCCGATACAGAGGTGCTCTTGGCTGCAATCTCAGCATGGGGGTTGCGCAGTGCACTAGATCATTGTGTTGGTATGTTTGCATTTGCACTGTGGGACCGTGAAACGGAGACTCTTACTCTTGGAAGAGATCGGATAGGCGAAAAGCCCTTGTACTATGGCTGGCTGAAAAATACGTTTGTATTTTCCTCTGACTTAGCCTGCTTCTACGATCATCCGAATTGGCAAGGTCATATAAACCGTGATGCCTTAGCTTTGCTAATGCGTCACAATTACATTCCCGCCCCATACTCAGTCTTTGATGGTATATCAAAACTACGGCCGGCGCATTTACTTATCTTAGACAAGAATGGCTACCAAAAGAGCATTGAGAGCTACTGGGATGCAAAAAAAGTTGCTCAGGAAGGGCAGGAACATCCATTTAAGGGATCTCCAGAAGACTCGGTAAATGAACTTGAATCGCTAATCAAACAATCGCTAGCAGGCCAAATGATGGCCGATGTGCCATTAGGCGCCTTCTTGTCCGGTGGCATAGATTCGTCTACCGTTGTGGCGATTATGCAATCCATGTCTTCGAGCCCCATTCAGACGTTCTCTATAGGCTTCAATGAAGAAGGCTATGACGAGGCAAAACACGCAAAGGCAGTGGCTACGCATTTGGGTACAAAACATACCGAACTGTATGTTTCCCCCAAGGAAGCGATCAATGTTATTCCTCGCTTGCCAGAAATTTATAGCGAACCATTCTCCGACTCGTCACAAATACCGACCTTTCTTGTTTCTCAGCTTGCCAAACGCTCCGTAACAGTAGCCCTATCTGGTGATGGAGGAGATGAGCTATTTTCCGGCTATACGCGTTATGCCCTATCAGGCGAGTTATGGAAGAAAATTTCTAGCATCCCGCAGCCCCTGCGTACGGCGAGTGCATCACTTATCACGTCCATATCTCCTGGGGCATGGAATTCCTTGTTCTCACTCCCTCTTCGAGTGGCACCGGCAAAATTCCGACATAAGAATATCGGCGACAAACTACATAAATTGGCGAGCATCCTTGGGCTTACAAGCCCAGAGATACTTTACCGGCAATTGGTATCGCATTGGACCGATCCAGCCTCTTTAGTACTTAATGCGAAGGAGCCTACCACCGCTCTCACAGGAGGGCTTGCGCTACCTCACCTATCAAACTTCGTACAGAAAATGATGTTCCTTGACTTAGTAAGCTATCTACC includes:
- the asnB gene encoding asparagine synthase (glutamine-hydrolyzing); its protein translation is MCGFAGFIESGGLQRGAETRLRQMASAIHHRGPDDEGIWLDPQSGIALAHRRLSIVDLSPTGHQPMASASGRWIIAFNGEIYNHASLRTKLEASGWCAGWRGHSDTEVLLAAISAWGLRSALDHCVGMFAFALWDRETETLTLGRDRIGEKPLYYGWLKNTFVFSSDLACFYDHPNWQGHINRDALALLMRHNYIPAPYSVFDGISKLRPAHLLILDKNGYQKSIESYWDAKKVAQEGQEHPFKGSPEDSVNELESLIKQSLAGQMMADVPLGAFLSGGIDSSTVVAIMQSMSSSPIQTFSIGFNEEGYDEAKHAKAVATHLGTKHTELYVSPKEAINVIPRLPEIYSEPFSDSSQIPTFLVSQLAKRSVTVALSGDGGDELFSGYTRYALSGELWKKISSIPQPLRTASASLITSISPGAWNSLFSLPLRVAPAKFRHKNIGDKLHKLASILGLTSPEILYRQLVSHWTDPASLVLNAKEPTTALTGGLALPHLSNFVQKMMFLDLVSYLPDDILTKVDRASMGVSLESRIPLLDHRIVEFAWRLPLSTLRHQGEAKWPLRQVLYRYVPRPLMDRPKMGFGVPIDTWLRGPLKDWAYTLLAPDRLRQEGYFDADVVQRIWYEHTSGARNWQYLLWDVLMFQSWLEHYSNRVSSATPAKELSVGVN